The following coding sequences lie in one Mercenaria mercenaria strain notata chromosome 5, MADL_Memer_1, whole genome shotgun sequence genomic window:
- the LOC123558818 gene encoding potassium voltage-gated channel subfamily C member 3-like, which produces MAIQYSEKHTDIVNINVGGTIFVTTMKTLKSVQDTRLSGISTNSAEFIAGQNMYFFDRNPELFSSVLDFYRTGELHLPKHVCGAAIRNELEFWQISSSSISDCCVPSLFKFEDELEVTNNLRRQFETKSVDYTREQLQSSKWNRIKSVFWNVMDKPSSSKLARSYSILYMLFVMVTCVIFILSTHEYFRVPIKDHVKINETHSVSAYTYLLMQHNNNPKVALLGSSDLRPSLYFLDKVCAVFFILEFFIRFVVCPIRSDFLKSWLNIVDLIIVFALLLTSIMEFFHDFYTSKALLWLFLIGRGVIILRLLRLFRFAKHFSGLKILYLALRASFQELGLLCLTFIITTSLFGALVFYAEFYEPTNFENVPIGIWWAIVTLTTVGYGDYYPITVPGYFVGALCGMCGLLLLSMPIAIIATNFNDYYNQNKIREKQINRKKDIFNKIKKLFSNKNIVNVIHMDGIQAGSPKCNGRARTPRVHELDPASETEPTTTTPREINVAFRKAGAKVLASNRQ; this is translated from the exons ATGGCTATTCAATACTCAGAAAAACACACTGATATCGTTAACATCAATGTTGGAGGAACAATTTTCGTCACTACCATGAAAACTCTAAAATCAGTCCAAGACACTCGTCTTTCCGGAATTTCAACAAATTCAGCGGAATTCATTGCCGGTCAGAATATGTATTTCTTTGACCGAAACCCGGAATTATTCAGTTCTGTGTTAGATTTTTACCGCACGGGTGAATTGCACTTACCAAAGCATGTTTGCGGGGCGGCAATAAGGAACGAACTTGAGTTTTGGCAAATATCGTCCAGCAGCATTTCAGACTGTTGTGTTCCtagtttatttaaatttgaagacGAACTTGAAGTTACCAACAATCTTCGACGCCAGTTTGAGACAAAAA GTGTAGATTATACCAGAGAACAACTGCAGAGCAGCAAGTGGAACAGAATTAAAAGCGTATTCTGGAATGTTATGGACAAACCCAGTTCATCAAAACTAGCAAGA tccTACAGTATTCTATACATGTTGTTTGTGATGGTGACGTGTGTGATTTTCATCCTAAGCACCCACGAATATTTTCGGGTTCCCATCAAAGACCATGTGAAGATCAATGAGACACATTCCGTTTCAGCGTATACATATCTATTGATGCAACACAACAATAACCCTAAGGTGGCGCTTCTTGGATCATCAGATTTAAGGCCGAGTTTGTACTTTCTAGACAAAGTATGCgcagtatttttcattttggaatttTTCATAAGGTTTGTGGTATGTCCAATCCGGTCGGATTTTTTGAAAAGCTGGCTCAATATTGTTGATCTTATTATAGTTTTTGCGTTGTTGTTAACAAGCATTATGGAGTTCTTTCATGACTTTTACACAAGCAAGGCGTTGCTATGGTTATTTCTAATAGGGAGAGGGGTCATAATCTTAAGACTTTTACGACTATTTCGTTTTGCCAAACACTTCAGTGGGCTAAAAATTCTGTACTTAGCTTTAAGGGCAAGCTTCCAGGAGCTTGGACTACTTTGTCTCACCTTTATTATAACAACTTCACTTTTTGGAGCACTTGTCTTCTATGCGGAATTCTACGAGCCTACAAACTTTGAAAACGTTCCTATTGGAATATGGTGGGCGATTGTAACGTTGACAACTGTAGGATACGGTGATTATTACCCAATTACCGTTCCTGGATATTTCGTAGGGGCGCTTTGCGGTATGTGCGGATTACTTCTGCTTTCTATGCCTATTGCAATCATTGCCACAAATTTTAATGACTATTATAATCAGAATAAAATCAGGGAAAAGCAGATTAATCGGAAAAAAgatatctttaataaaatcaaaaagttATTCagcaataaaaatattgtaaatgtgaTTCACATGGATGGAATACAGGCAGGTAGTCCAAAATGCAACGGGCGAGCAAGAACGCCACGTGTACATGAGTTGGACCCTGCATCAGAAACCGAGCCCACAACGACGACACCGAGAGAGATTAATGTCGCTTTTAGAAAGGCCGGTGCAAAAGTGCTTGCATCAAACAGACAATGA